TGGTCCGGCCTTCCTCGTCTTCGCCAACTTCCAGGCGATCCGCAGCTACAACCAGTCCGACGTCTATGCGCTGTTCGTCGGCCATCTCGCCGACCTCATCGCGGGCGGCGCCCCGTTCGAAAAGCCCTGGGCCAAGCTGAAGCCGCTGCGCAACAGCGACGTCGCGACGATCCAGACGCAGCTCGCTAGAGGCGGCTATTATTCCGATGCGATCGATGGCCGGCTCGGGACGGTCACTAGGCGAGCGATCGGACAGTACCAACAGCGCGCGGGCCTGACCGTCGATTGCTGGCCGTCGCAAGACCTGCTCGCCAGCCTGCGCGGCGCGAGACCGGCTCCCAACTAAAATGTCGAAAACAACCCCATGCAAAGTAGAACGGCCGGCGGCGGGAGGAATTGCTGATTTTACGAAATTAACTTGACGCGTCGGGCAAATCAGGGGTATTGTTCTATCATCGCCGGCAATTGAGTGCGTGGAAGTGTCGACTCGACGGCGACCTGAAATCTGACTCGCGCCTATGTCTTCTCAAACCGGCTGGCTTGGTTGCGGGGACCCGCAACAGCCGCCCCCACAAAGTTGAGCCGATAGCAATTACTTGAGCCTGCAAGGCCTTAGAACCTGCCGATCGCTTCGGAGATTGTTCCCTTATCGGAGATGCCCGGAAGTGCCCGCCACGCTCTTGAGCGACGCGAATGACCCTTGGCAGGCCGCCCGTAGCCTATTTACTTCCCTGCCACCCTGATCCTCCTTGTCCTTTTTGCGCGCGACAGCGCTTCATAATCCTGCTCTGTCTGTCGGGCGTAACTCGCCGCAAACTTCGCTAACGCATCATCGAGGGCATCGCTCTTGCCGCAATAGCCCGCGATCATCGCGACGTCCCCAGACTTCGCGTGCGCGAGCGCCAACGCCCAGCCACACAGCCGGCAATAGTCCGGGAGCGTTTCGAGGTTGTCTACCTTGACCCCACCCTTCATGTCCGCCAGCTGACGAATATAGAACTGCTTTCCTTCAACCTCGCCCCAACCCAGAAAGATATCCGGCGAACCCTGGGTCAGACGCTGACCGAATACCACCCTTTGACCGTGATGCCGGAATGGCAGCTTGAGGTCGACGTATGGCGCCAGAACGGATGCGTTAGCCTCCTTGATCTGCAGGAAGAGGGGATCGCTCTCGCTTGCTCCCTCGAGCATGAGCATCCAGCATTCGGTGCCAACGCTGCCAACGCCCACCACTTTGCGGGCGACGTCTGTGATGTGATAGCGCGAAAGCAGGAGCTTGCGGTCGTAACCGAGCGAGCGAATGTACGAGTGCAGGAAGCGGTCAAGCGCGACTTTAACGGAGGTTCCTTTCTCGGTGTGGGTCTCGCGTACGATCAGCGGAACGTCTTCGATGAATCGATGATGCCCCTTCACGGGCTCGGTCAATTTGTCGAACGTGGTGATGTGTCCTCGTGCTTTCGCCCGATCCATGACATTTCTGGCGAGGCGGCGCGATTCAGGCGACAGGCTGCCCAGTATGGCGCGCTCGTCGATCCGCTGATACCAGACGCTCAGGTATCCCATCTCAGCGTAGCAATCGATATGCTTTCTGTAGGAGCGAACGCATTCACGGGCGGCCTCTTCGGATTGCGCCTGGTCGCCGCCGAGAAAGTTGGCAGCGACAGTGGCGCTGGCTGCAAGTCGCTTGAGATCCCACTCCCAGGGACCAACATGGATTTCATCGAAATCGTTGATCGAGAAAACCAGATTTCTCTCGGCCGTGGCGTAAACACCAAAATTGCTGATATGC
This region of Bradyrhizobium sp. CCGUVB1N3 genomic DNA includes:
- a CDS encoding DUF2252 domain-containing protein, with protein sequence MVRLQSNVDPSFYRMLGSTKEGALLESFTIRKPSFNQRMEAGKALRKQVPRASHAIYDRSSHRADPIDILERQNATRVQKLVPVRYSRMLANPFAFLRGSAAVMASDLSTSPVSGIRVAACGDMHISNFGVYATAERNLVFSINDFDEIHVGPWEWDLKRLAASATVAANFLGGDQAQSEEAARECVRSYRKHIDCYAEMGYLSVWYQRIDERAILGSLSPESRRLARNVMDRAKARGHITTFDKLTEPVKGHHRFIEDVPLIVRETHTEKGTSVKVALDRFLHSYIRSLGYDRKLLLSRYHITDVARKVVGVGSVGTECWMLMLEGASESDPLFLQIKEANASVLAPYVDLKLPFRHHGQRVVFGQRLTQGSPDIFLGWGEVEGKQFYIRQLADMKGGVKVDNLETLPDYCRLCGWALALAHAKSGDVAMIAGYCGKSDALDDALAKFAASYARQTEQDYEALSRAKRTRRIRVAGK